From the Papaver somniferum cultivar HN1 chromosome 2, ASM357369v1, whole genome shotgun sequence genome, the window CCACCTTCTTCATATGGAGAACAAACCTTTTCCCATTTTAAAGTAATAGTCTTTCTTTTTGCAGGGTCTCCAGTCCATAAGAAATTTCTTATGATTTGCTCACATTCTTTCAAGACTCTTTGTGGTCATTTGTAGACTGACATGCTATATATGGGGATACCGCAGAGTACATGCTTTACCAGAATTAACCTTTCTTGAAAAGATAGAAGCTTACCCATCCATCCTGTTAGGCTCCCTTGAATTTTCTCCACACAGTTCCATACATGATTGGATTTAATGAAACCTGGTGTAAGCATCACACCTAAGTACTTATCAGGAAATGATGAAAGGGGTATGTTGCATTCATTAGCTATTTGTTGCTTTCTCAGCTTACTTGTTCCCCCAACAAAATATTTGCTTTTGGAAAGACTGACAACTTGACTTGATACAGCTTGATAGTCTTTAAGAACAGAGATGAGATTTTTAACATTTCTCTTGTCTCCATTTCATAACATAAAAATGTCATCTGCAAAAAAGATATGTGATGGTTGGACTCCATTCATTGATATCCTAGGTTGAAGTTGTCTTGTCTTGATCATTCTTGTCATTATTCTGCTTAACAGGTCTTCAACTATGACAAAGAGTAATGGAGACAAGGGATAACCTTGTCTGAGGCCTCTCCCCACTTGAAAGTACCCTACAGGACCACCATTTAAGAGCATAGACATTCTTGCAGACTTCAGCAGTGTATGTAACCATGTTGTCCACTTCACTGAAAAACCAAAATTTCTCATAACTTGAAACAAGAATGACCAACTGAGGGAATCATAAGCTTGAGTTATGTCAATTTTAATTCCTAGATTTCCACCTCTTCTTTTTATATTTAACTCATTCACCAACTCAGATGCCAACACAATTTGCTCTTGTATATTTCTACCTTTTATGAAAGCACCTTGTTGAGGGGATATTATCTTTTGAATAATACTACCCAATCTTGTAGAAATAACCTTTGTAATTACTTTGAAACTGAAATTCATTAAACCAATGGGTCTAAATTGACCTGCTTTTTTGGCATTTTTGACTTTTGGTTGAAGAAGCAAGAAATTTGCATTAAACCCTTGAGGTATAAATCCCTCTCTCCGGCAGTATTGAATAGAAATTGTTAAGTCTTTTCCATTTATTCCCCAAGCATGTTTATAAAACCAACCTTCAAACCCATCAGGGCCAGGAGCACTATCAGGATTAAGATTAAAAACTGCTTGTTTCACTTCTTCATCTGAAGGAACTGCTTCCAATATCTGGTTATCTTCTGCATTTACTAATTGTGGAATATCTTGAAAAAAAATCATGTATATTGTTTACTTCTTGGAATATTAActtttctcaaagtgattgactAAGATATCTGCAATGTTTTGTTGCTCAGCCACTATATTTCCATTTGAGTCTTCAAGTTCAGCTATATTATTTTGAGCTTGCTTTATTTTCATGTTGAtgtgaatttttttttagtttgatgcTCCTTCTTTTAGCCACttgattcttgatttttgttgatttatttccttTTGTTGCTCACTAAGAACTTCTTGTACCCCCCTTGTTGTGATAAGTTATTCAAAAGGAACTTATCTCCAGAATTTTTGTCTGATAGCAGAGATGCTTGTAAgacattttcttcatcttgctTCAATATTTTTGTAACATCCCCAAACACATTCCAATTCCATTGATGAATATCTTTCTTTACTATTTTCATCTTACTCATAAAGGTAAAAATTGGGTTGCCTGTTATCTCTGTATTCCAAGAATTCTGAATTTGTTGTAAAAATCAGGATGATATTTCCATACCTTTAAAGCTCTAAATGGAgtgttttttggttttggaatttcagCATTTGCTCCATACAATACACCATGATCTGATATGCCTCTTACCTCAACTTGATAACCCAAGCTTGGATAACATTCTAGCCATTTATCATTAAATACAGCTCTGTCTAAGTTGAAAACTATTCTCTTTTTTCCTGCCCTGTTATTACACCATGAAAACTCTATACCAGTTTTGGGAGCTTGGATGAGACCACAATTATTCAAACAATCTGTAAATTCTTTCATGGATATTTTCAAAGGAGGCAGACCACCCATTTTTTCATCCATACTTGTCACTGTGTTGAAATCTCCAATAACAAGCCATGGTTTATTTAATGTATTAACTTTATCCATTTCTTGCCAAAGTTTTCTTCTATTTATTGTAAGTGTGGCAGCATGAACACCAGTAACTACAACATCTCCAACTTCTATTGTTATTGCTTGTTTGGTACTAGATAAAATTTTTGGAGTATTTATTGAAGAACTCCATATGATCCATATGTTTCCTTTATTACCATCATAAGAATTATGAATAATCTTGTAGTGAATACCTTGAAGTCTTAATTTTTTGATGAAGTCTGAAGAAGCCCATATTTTTGGTTCGGCTAAAATAACTAAAGAAGGACAAAAAGTTTTTACTATATTTCTCAACTTATCTTTGGCTTTAGATCTCCCAAGGCCTCTTAAATTCCAATATAACACTTTCATTTAGAAAAAGGTTGAGAAGAAGAGGTACTTCTCTTACCTTGTGTATTTTTACTCACATTTGCATTCAAGCTAGCTGCTTGATTCCTTGTTGTTACATTTGGTTTTTTTCCAAATTTAGTTCTTGCTTGATTAAAATCATCCCCAAGTCTTGAGCTAGAAGTATTTGAATCAGTAGTAGAATGAATTGATGCAGTATCTGTATGCTTCTCCTGGATAATATCTTCATTCTCTTAGATGTTGTTATTGAGCTGACGATAAACATTCTCATTTGTTTTTGAACTAGCACCTTTTATTGAAGTTGTATCAGAATGAGACACTGGAATACCAATGGGAGGTTGTATAGTGACTACATTATTTATAGCTGGAGCATTTGATACCATTGTAATAATTTCGTCCACAGTAAGTAATGGAAATTCTTCATGTGAGTCAAGTGATCCTCTAAAATCTTCAGGTTGGTCCTGTAAAATATGAAATATCCCAGATGAAGATTCACCTTGAATGGGAGGAATAATAGCATCTATCATTTCATTATCACTTAAGAAATGGTCTTCTATTTGTTCAATAATATGATCACCCTCTTTTTCACCTGAAGTATGACAAATATCAAAGCCTCTTGCAGGTTGAGTTGTTTTTTTCCTCCATTGCTTCTTTGGCTTTTCTATCAAAACTTCTTGCAACTTTCCAGTATCTTGTTGTTCACCTCTTTTTACTCTACACTCAGCTGTTAAGTGGCCAATTATGGGACAGTGGTTACAAATTTTTGGTTTCTTCAAGATTTGCACAGCTTGATCAAATTTCCCATACTTGTGTTCTACTATCACTTTAGTGGGAATGAATTTTGCAAAATCAACTTTTACTAATACACTTGCATAGTATCCAATTTCTCTTTTTAAAGTGATTTCATATACTTTGATTGCTCTTCCAAATTTGCTACCCATCTGTAATAGTATGCTTTCCTTCCAATATTCTATACTTAACCCCGGAAATGTTATCCATACAAAAGCTGGGGAAATTTTCTGATTTTCTGGGTTGAAATTTGGTTCCCATGCTCTGAGTTTCAGATTTTGGGATTCAACCATCCATAATCCCTTCCAGATAAGACTTATATCTGCTTCATTGTCCAATTTGGTGATAAAAAAGCCTTTCCCCAGAGGTATGAATTGCAGAGAACCTTTTAAAGACCATTGTTTTTTTAACGAAGTAGTTGCTACATTCATCTTCAGTTTAACAAAATCAAGTCTACCAATCAAGCTAAATTTGTATTCATTTAAACTTTCCTCCATGACTTCATCAGGAATAAACAGAGAAGGAGGATCCTCAGGATTCATTTCAGAAGAACTAAATTTAGGGTTCAAATTTTCAGTATTGGATCGAAAACCAGATCCActtgaaaaattgattttcagACATAATAAATGTAAATATTAACCGAAATATTGACGCCAATCATCAGATTAATGGAACAAAACACCTGAACTAAAAGAGCTCAGATCGATTACCAAAGAAATTTGCGAATTCAATGAACGATACACCCTGCAACATGTTTCATAAGTTGAgtccaacaaaaaaaataatcaaaaggtTTAAGAAATTTAATCTAATAATATTAACTTAACTAATTCAATAGATTGGTGCTAATTAATTAGGAGAATATTTGCCGTTATGAAAGATACATGGTTAAGGAGTTTTGTCTTTTACACATTAACGACCATATTTTGTTTTATTACCTATATACCCTAATTAATTTGGTATACCCCAGTTCGACGAGTTTTTTTAAATCAAACCATcagaaaatattaataaatttatgacaagatgcaaaaaaaattatattaaaactttagtaaaaaaatgtccaaaataaATTCTCTTTGAGAGATTTAAGTATATGAAAAATGTGGAAATGAATATACTTTTATTACTAAATTATATAGAAATGGTTGAAGGGTGAAAAATCAATTTCTGGGAAAGCGGTTATTTTAATTCTATTGAAAGGGGCAATTCATTCTCCCCAAATGTATGTTTAATCCATTTCAGTTGCGATAAATACCCGTTTTGTTTTTCATCCTCAAACTTAACCCTCAGACTCACTATTAATGTGATTAGTTTATTTTATGATCATGATCCATACACTTTTTCGTCATGATATTTAGTTTTAGATtactttttgtttaatttttgttgTGATTTCAATAACTCTCTTTTTAAAAATTCTTTTAGAACAGGATGCATAGATAACATGTTTTCAGGATGTCGATATTGTTGTTCTGAACTTCTATATAAAGTATGAATGATTTGAGCTTTGACTTTACTTACCTATTGAGTTTGTCATTTATAATAAAGTATGTCTCGTAGGCTTAACTTGGGGATAAATGAGTTGTTCCCCTTTTACACGTATTATTGTGGTATATTTCACATCTAAGCTTGATTGGTGGCTTTTAATAAGGACGTCATTCATCCATCTATATACTTTCATCCATCATAAAATTATTTTGAGGTCAAATGTCCAAATCATGTCCTTGAGAAAAGTTAAGAAAACAAGCTGCTCAAGTGATTTTTACCCCATTAATTAAAGCCAAATCAATAATTAATCGTCGATATATAATAACATTAGATAGATCTCCAAAATTTACTCGGAATTGACTGCTTGAACGTAAAATTCACAAATCGAGAAAGACACAATAGTTGAAATATTAACATGCGAATTTTTGACAGTAACAAAATAGGTTTTGACCTCGGGCTTGGACCAAATCTATTGAATTGTAAGAttaaaactagtgacaaaacccctaggtgaacaaactagtgataagaaaaaaccggtcatattatttttaacaaataaaaaccgtttcaaacaaaactgggacaaaaaccccaattcaaataaaatttttaaattcagtttttatttgatttctaaATTCCAAAATTAACCTTCCGCATATAAAAACACTTTCAAAGGAAAGTTTGGCGGAAACAAGAAAGTAAAAACGATTTTTTTCTCTCTGAACCAAACAAATCAGATTCAGAAAAAGTGTGATTCTTCTTTCCTAGTTTACTTCGTTCTTTTCGTTTCAATTCAAagattcgtcatcatcttctcccaatttcaattcaaaaattgagagagcaattttaggtttgtttgattgaagaaccggaagagaagctacaagttttgagatctgtttattcgagatacgtagaagaatccaattcagttgttcgaagaagagaagataaacgtagttgttcgaagaagagaagaatccaattcgttattcgagatctggttgcaattcagtttagctgaaatcatatttccgcttttcaagttgaaattgaatctcgaattgaagaatccagctgaacaatcaatcaacttcgtgttgatcatcttcgtcttcatattaatcttcgtcttcaaggaatcaatcaacttttcaggtattcaattctcttttttgtgttgatttttgattttgtttgtgtgaatttgctagtcactcttgtcgaataaactgaattgttgttagcatatgattttttatgtttgtgttgatgttcttatgaaggattccatctctttggaactgtttttcaaaaaaaaaaaatgttgttgatattcacatctggtgaaactgtttttggtttcatcattttgttttgtagattatggattctgttctcgcacttgtatgtcacaaagaagattgtttaactcttcgtattggtctccaagagtcttttgctaatttgaagactagtatatgctcaagttggtgtgaattctctcctccttctatggaaatttttcacatggttgatgatcagcaaaaggtcattcattctgattttgatcttcaatgtTCGGCTCTATTTAGTATGTATAATAAAGAAGGGATAATGGAGTTACTCGTAAGTCACAAAGCTGAGAGTTCTGGTTCAATAAGTTCAGGAATTATAGCTTTTGATGACCAGCCACAAAGCTCTGGAATTATACCTTTTGTGAAGCCACGGATTGATTATGATGTTCCAGATAAAATTAAGGAACCGTTGAAGTCTTCTCACTGGTTACATCTTTTTCAAGGAGTTGAACAATTGTT encodes:
- the LOC113351656 gene encoding uncharacterized protein LOC113351656; its protein translation is MIFFQDIPQLVNAEDNQILEAVPSDEEVKQAVFNLNPDSAPGPDGFEGWFYKHAWGINGKDLTISIQYCRREGFIPQGFNANFLLLQPKVKNAKKAGQFRPIGLMNFSFKVITKVISTRLGSIIQKIISPQQGAFIKGRNIQEQIVLASELVNELNIKRRGGNLGIKIDITQAYDSLSWSFLFQVMRNFGFSVKWTTWLHTLLKSARMSMLLNGGPVGYFQVGRGLRQDKRNVKNLISVLKDYQAVSSQVVSLSKSKYFVGGTSKLRKQQIANECNIPLSSFPDKYLGVMLTPGFIKSNHVWNCVEKIQGSLTGWMGKLLSFQERLILVCSPYEEGGLGLRRLEIINNALLTKLWWKIQNSTEEWARFFQENLLTKNGEWIKYYKKSSILLGLKWVSETVKNHSRWIVGNGENNSVWRDTWIKDRPLCDMYPENSYMAQFPDLKVGNLIVEGEWVFPNEMLGMISVNELPVMNKENDRSIWCGTLTGIFTVSFDVECIRTKYPKLGWPKQTNQIPLCCDGASKENPGMAGYGIIARNSVGDCVIAIAGGMGIATNFFAEIMEILWEKFFQNVREWDFIHSYMELNFSADDLAKNGVYLQSGERHIYTSKPPFLVE